In the genome of Oryza brachyantha unplaced genomic scaffold, ObraRS2 ChrUN-Ctg63, whole genome shotgun sequence, one region contains:
- the LOC121056697 gene encoding uncharacterized protein LOC121056697: MRHPADSKAWKHVDKEFPGFALDPRHVRMGLASDGFNPFGPKSPGNNIDVYLQPLIDELKDLWENGVETWDAKVKRNFTLRAILLWTINDFPAYGMLLGWSTKGKFACPYCNKDTEYLWLKFGSKHCYMGHRRFLPMDHRWRRNKVSFNNKVETRDAPMPLTGEEVLKQYESFEQVSFGNTTRKRKRREEERRWHNWWKKSIFFELPYWEKLLVRHNLDVMHIEKNICESILGTLLNITGKSKDSEKARLDMEHLGMRKDQHPLVKNGKYTLPSALYSLDDDDKTYFCSFLEGVKMPDGYASNIKRCVDVNTSNLSGLKTHDYHVIFQKLLPIAVRSILPQDVVIPLIELSRFFSAICSKELSIDELEKLSISIRETLCRLEMIFPPAFFDIMVHLPVHLAEEANLGGPVCYRWMYPIERYLRTLKEYVRNKAHPEGSIAEGYILEECMTFCARFLDDVNTKLNRAEKCHGE; this comes from the exons ATGCGACACCCTGCCGACTCCAAGGCATGGAAGCACGTGGATAAAGAGTTTCCAGGGTTTGCATTGGATCCTCGCCATGTTAGGATGGGTCTTGCCTCTGATGGATTCAATCCATTTG GGCCAAAGTCACCGGGAAATAACATCGATGTATATTTGCAGCCCCTAATCGATGAGTTAAAAGATCTTTGGGAAAATGGTGTTGAGACTTGGGATGCAAAGGTAAAGAGGAATTTCACTTTGCGTGCAATTCTACTTTGGACAATTAATGACTTCCCAGCATATGGCATGCTATTAGGTTGGAGCACAAAAGGAAAGTTTGCTTGTCCATACTGTAACAAGGATACTGAATATTTATGGTTGAAATTTGGGTCAAAGCATTGCTACATGGGTCATCGACGATTTTTGCCTATGGACCACAGGTGGCGACGCAACAAGGTTAGCTTCAACAACAAGGTGGAAACTAGGGACGCTCCGATGCCACTAACGGGTGAAGAGGTGTTGAAACAGTATGAAAGCTTTGAGCAAGTGTCATTTGGGAACACAACAAGAAAAAGGAAGCGGCGTGAAGAAGAACGTAGATGGCACAACTGGTGGAagaagagtattttttttgaattgcCGTACTGGGAAAAGTTGCTTGTAAGGCACAATTTGGATGTGATGcacattgaaaaaaatatttgtgagaGCATATTGGGGACTTTGCTTAACATTACAGGTAAATCAAAGGATAGCGAGAAGGCAAGGCTTGACATGGAACATTTGGGCATGAGGAAGGATCAACATCCTTTGGTGAAGAATGGCAAGTACACTTTGCCATCAGCGTTATACTCTTTGGATGACGATGACAAGACATATTTTTGTAGTTTTCTAGAAGGAGTTAAGATGCCTGATGGGTACGCCTCCAATATCAAGAGATGTGTGGACGTGAATACGAGTAATCTTTCTGGACTCAAAACTCATGACTATCATGTTATATTCCAAAAACTATTGCCCATAGCAGTACGTAGCATATTGCCACAAGATGTTGTGATCCCATTGATTGAGCTTAGTAGGTTCTTTAGTGCAATATGTTCAAAGGAGTTGAGTATTGATGAGTTAGAGAAATTGAGCATTTCAATTAGAGAAACTCTTTGTCGTCTTGAGATGATCTTCCCACCAGCTTTTTTTGACATCATGGTGCATTTGCCGGTTCATCTTGCTGAAGAGGCTAATCTAGGAGGACCTGTGTGCTATAGATGGATGTATCCAATAGAGAGGTATCTACGTACGCTTAAAGAATATGTCCGGAACAAAGCCCACCCTGAAGGTTCAATAGCTGAGGGGTATATATTAGAGGAGTGCATGACATTCTGCGCTCGCTTCTTGGATGACGTTAATACCAAGCTTAATCGTGCAGAAAAGTGCCATGGTGAATGA